The sequence TATATTGTAAGGCTTAAAGCGAAACTTCAAAATAAGACCTTAAAAAggaaattgtatattttttatatttgaaatttatttctATAGCTTTTTGAGCTGCAAAATTATGAACAAATTTGTTTTACAATCaatttctctcaataattttcatttcaattaattGTATACTTAAATCATTTCCTTTCTATTGAGATGATGTTGATCTAAGtatgattttaataattttaattttaaaaaattctttcaactGAGACAATTATTATAGGGACTCTATATGCAGTAtaaacatttgaaaaaaaaaattattttattaaaatatttcttaccATTCTGCTCCCTCCATCCCACTctaactattattttaattcatttcacgtccattacataaaataacaaatataaggtATAGTTATTAAGGTTACTCTATTTATTAGATTTTGTTTAGAATTGagaattactaaaaataaattttctttgatgttAAGAATAAAGTTGAATATAATTGTCAACTTTAATCTTAAATTTCTAATATAATACTTTCTTTGagctaaaataacattaaaataaaataatattttttaataaaaaaaaattcttaattataaatttataattattaaagaaATGAGGCCTCAAAAATTGAGGACCTAAAACGGTGGCTTTAATGACTTTAGGCTAAAGCCGACACTGATTCTAATTTTaatatagaattttccagtttaAACTCTCAATATGAAATCGAATAAGTATTTTAACTCAATATGAAACTTTTTGAGTTTGAACCCtcaatatcaaaaaaaatattttaaccgCAATATGAGACTTTTCAAATTGGTACCCTCAACATGGAATCATAAGAGTACTTTAACCTTAATATGAGATTTTCTAAAGCAAATCTAAATTTACTTGGTATCCTGTATAAATCTCGTTTATTGTTTTCTTCTATCTTCtcttgggtttaattggtgtgaatggaaaatgaagggacacaatctttgagcaaaagacatattgttttggaaaaggtgtgactgttcagatagttatatctgttcagaaaaagacacaatgtttctaATAAACAGACATGTCTCtttcaaaggatacaccttttaagtgaactattgtcacctttcagaagaggcatctgatggctatataaacctgctttcatccacaggtttagaaattaatgaaaaactttctgaaataaaaactttccttgtcttcaaaacattctttgggatcaatcaaatcgttgagtgagttcaacgaatccaattatttgaggtgccactatagttggattgaaagtcattttatcctgggaggaaaaatccAAAACCTCGGATACAGTGAGGAGAATTATCCCTTAAGGatactccgtgaagtcgggggacttgacttcatatttttgtttcatcttaatttcaaaaaaaaaaaacacttcttagaaagatcacttgtTCTTATTTTGAACTTGAACTAATGTTGAAGTTGTTAtacctaaatacagattcttgtacccaaatacatcataaaataacaatcttaaggaataacttTTTTTGCAGaatttgtattgcttgtttttggatattattgctttaagctttctactccgtttgaacttaactagtgattcgaagacataaaatcttcatcacaagttaaagatcattcgtttgacgattggaagtcataaaaacttcatcgttaactagaaacagaaagaagagtttaaagttgcttaactttataaatagtattctaaaaatactaaatttttttgtcttgtggtgacaggaaaaatgactaacgaaagtcaaatgtaAGATGCGGCTACGACTGTGGAGGCAACTAGCATTGCTTCAACAAGTCGAGAAAATGCTTCGCAATcaatggcacctgcggagaagcccGAGAAATTTGCGAgtattgactttaagcgatggcagcaaaagatgttttttaacctcaccactctatgccttcaaaggttcactagtgaggatgctcctaaggtgcccgagggaacctcggacaaagagcatttcattattgtagaagcttggaaacactcgaacttcctttgcaggaattatatgtTGAATgatctccaagacgacctctacaatatttacagtggaactaagacatcgacggaattgtggggggcactagaacgaaaatacaagacagaggatgtgggaattaagaaattctttgttgcaaggtttttggactttaaaatgatagatagcaaatcggttgtctctcaagtgcaggaattgcaagtaatcattcacgatctcctagcagaaggtatatctttgaaaaataccttagttgaacaaattgaaaatgttcttagtactcacataaactgttttgtaggtttgattgtgaatgatgcatttcaagtagcagcgatcattgagaaactatcacctatgtggaaagactttaaaaactactagaagcacaaacgcaaggagatgactgtcgaagatcttattgtccgactacTTATTGAAGAGGATAATGCCTGTCGAAAGAAGGTAAAAagagaattctacaattaatggagcacatattgtagaagatgaccaaaacaattctaagaaaaggaagaaagctgaacaaggaagccatcaacccaagaagaaattcaagggaaagtacttcaactgtggcaagattggccataatTTCAAAGATTGTcatgcccctaagaaaggcaagaaaaaagaccaagcaaatatgattgagtccaacaaagaatgtgatgatctgtgtgctatgctttcagaatgcaacttggtggggaatcctcgcgagtgctggatggattctggtgccacccgccatgtttatgccaacaaagagttgtttttgtcattcgctctggctcaagtagaagaaacgatcaacatggctaactccgctacggctaaggtagaagtaacaggaaaagtgggcttgaaaatgacttcaggaaaggtcttgacaattaacaatgtcttgtatgttccaaaattacgtaggaacttgatttctgtttcacttctagacaaaaacggattcaaatgtgtaaccgtttctgaaaaaattataattagcaaaagagaaatatatgtaggaaaaggttatctcaccgagggcctttataagatgaatgttgaaataaataaaagttcaaattcttattacttgcttgagtcttataatttatggtatgaacatttaggccatgttaattacaaaatgttacgaaaactgattaacttagaagttttgacaaactttgagtgcaacaaatcaaagtgtcaaacatgtgtggaatcaaagtatgcaaaacatccttataatttcgttgaaaggaattccaatcctttagacttagtacacactgacatttgtgatatgaagtcaacaccatcacgtggtgggagaaaatatttcataacttttattaacgattgcactagatattgtaatgtctacttgctaaataataaggatgaagcaatagatacgttgaggcaatacaaaactgaagtatatggaattcggtattgccaagactcctttggatatgagctttgcacttcgaaagaataaaggtgaaagtgactcacaattggagtacgcaagagtaatgggatttttaatgtatataatgaactgtacatgaccaGATATAACATGcgttattagtaaattgagtcggtacacaagtaatcccaataaaattcattggatggcaatgaaaagagttttggggtatcttaaatacactcaagactatgccttgcattataataaatatcctacggtacttgaaggatataatgatgtaaattggatcaccagattgcacgaagtaaaatccacaagtggatatgcatttactatcggtggaggagcagtctcttggaaatcatccaaacagacttgtattgctcgctctacaatggaatctgaatttatcgcattggataaaatcggtgaagaagcagaatggctctgaaatttcttggaagatattttttattggcccaaaccagtggcgccagtatgtatacactatgatagccaagcggcaataggtagggcacgGAGCAtaatgtacaacggtaaatctcgtcacatacgacggagacataataccgttagggaagttctctctagtggaattataactgttgactatgtaaagtcaaaggataatatgtcggatccacttacaaaatgCCTATCTAGAGAAGAAGTGGAAAGgtcatccaagggaatgggtttaaggcctaggacaagtcagcatagcggtaactctacctagtagactggagatcccaagagctaggttcaaggagatcaaacaaagctgtgtctgacaggttcaacattgtcaattacctaacccattctcatgatgtggacaatgtttagtaaataaggataaaacttaaggtgaaaagtcttttgaTGATTATCTAACTATagaagatttgaccaaatagtttaatctataggattgaacgtttagaaatcacctaagtgagggtgaagtggaagccgtttcaaggagaatgttagtaaaggcttattctctaagctctcatgaaatcggaacgtgttcatggctgaaaagaacaaaatcgtgagaaccataaaccgtaaaaggatggttgtgtgacatgtgttgtctaggtgtacattaaagctcgacggttcaaagatatcaaatctaccgattgatcgagtgcatccaatgcatgttcactacgaaaagtttaaagggaaacgcacttatccagatgcaatcagtctttgcttgatgatcgcatacttgtccgtaaagttttacaaagaatagtcattccccattcacgtgggggattgttgggtttaattggcgtgaatggaaaattgagggacacaacctttgagcaaaagacatattgttttgaaaaagatgtgactgttcagatagttatgtctgttgagaaaaaaatacaatatttcgaatgaacagacatgactctttcaaaagatacaccttttaagtgaaccattgtcacctttcagaagaggcatctgatggctatataaacctgctttcagccacaggtttagaaatgaaattaaaattttctgaaataaaaactcttctttttttcaaaacattctttgtgatcaatcaaatcgttgagtgagttcgacgaatccaattatttgaggtaccactatagttggattgaaagtcattttatcctgagaggaagATTTCCaaacctcaggtacagtgagggaaattattccttaagaacgCTCCATGAACTCGGAAGACTTGACTTTATATTTCAGTTTCATCttaatttcacaaaaaaaaaaaaacacttcttaGAAatatcactttgatcttgtgttgaaggtgtttttataattcatagtatttttattttaaacttaaaCTAGTATTGAAGTTATtatgcctaaatacagattcttgtatccgaatacaccataaaataacaTCTTCATCTTTTTATGGCAAGTAATATTTAATTACTACTAAGTTGCCAAATTCATTAGAATTTCAAGAAAACCATAGTGTGAAAGACACGCGGCGTAAGAAAGAATATGCAACGTAAGCCCCTAACTCGTGGAAAAAAGATAAACAAAGAATACGTCAACATTCAATCTTACCCCAATTTTTCCTTCTCTCAAAGAATATGCAGCAAAAACAGGGACTGCTCAACTAACAATTCCCATGGACATGACAAATTTCTCTCCTTTTCTCATGAATAAGTATGTCAATTAGGCCAGGTCGCTCGCTAGTAACTATCACTTTTTGCTCGTAAATCTGTTCACTCCATGCATTTTCACTGTTAGTTCGAATTTCTACGTCCAATTAACCTTCATTTTCTTGCAAATCTTACTAACTTTTGACTTGGGGTTTGTTGTTTCTCTTGTCTGAATATGGCTTCTCTTTCTCGTTTCCtctatcaaaatttatttttttcactggCTACTGTTTTTGCCTTTGTTTCCCTCTATGTGTCTCCCGTGTTCAACTTCATCACCACATTCGTCGTCCACAGGTTATTAATTATTAGTAGTTGTTTCTTGTAaatcaatattcaatttttttgatttcccttaatttgatatctttgaatcaCAGGTTAAGAAGGTGCAAGGCTCTATTAAATAAGAATTGGGGATTTAAAGATGAGTATCGGAGAGAATGTGAATTTCCAGAGACAGGACAGCAGTTAGACTATGAGTCTGATGATGTTTTTCAGGATGTTTCTGAATTCGCTGATTCGGAAAATAATGAGGAGAAACAGGAAACAGAGTTCAATTTTACATTTAAATTTCCTACCTATGAAGAGTTTCGTAAGAGCAAGGAAGACAAAGGCGAGTATGTTAAAATTCCCTCTACATTTAACATCAACAAGTCCCTGACAGAAGCAAAGGTCGTTGAAGCGGAGGATTCGAAAGAAGTTGATAGTAAAATTGAAGCCATAAATGAGgaaggaggtcacgggttcaagtggTGGAAACAGCCTCGAGCAGAAACGCAACGTAAGGATGCGTACAGTAGACCCTTTTCGGACGGCCCTTCCCTGGACCTAACGCAAAGCGGGAGCTTTAATGCACTGGACTGCCCTTTAAATGTGGAAAGAAAAGGGGATTTGATTAATTTAGAGTGTGATAAAGAGGAAATGGAGAAAACTGAGGAAACGAATTCCATAAAAGGAGAATCAGTCACTGAAAACAAGCAAATTCTGGAGGAATCAGATGAGTTTCTGTTTCAATCTGAGAAGGATTCTTGTATATCTACTGATTCTGATAGTGTGTCGATTGGTTTTGATCATGTATGTTATCTGATGAACAAATTAGTCGATTCATATAGTGATGGATTCTTGACAGACGAAGACTTTGGAGGAGAATTTTTGCTTGATGATGCTCTAAACGATCATGAAATGTCACAAGAATCTGATGACGATGATAATGATAGTGATATAATGGAAGAGCTAAGGAAATTAGAATTAGAACAAGATCAACCACCACAATTTCCATCTGTGGATGATTTTTACGAGCATTTTGATGATTCAGAAAATGCCAAATCAATAAATGAAGATGCAAATAAATTGGAAACGTTGTGGGAACACCAAGAATTAATTGAACAATTAAAGATGGAACTTAGAAAAGTTAGAGATACTGGACTTCCTACTATTTTCGAAGAATCAGATACACCAAAAATGGATGATTTGGAGCCATGGAAGATTGATGAAAAGTTACAACGTGAAGATTGTATAAGTGAACTTCAGAAGTTCTACAAAAGTTACAGAGAAAGGATGCGCAAATTTGACATATTAACGTACCAGAAAATGTATGCAATAGGTCAGTCTTCATTAATTACTGTATTTTCAAGTTTTCTGCATAGTTACCATGAAAAGCATCATTCCTTCTTTCTTTTAAATAAGGACGACGTCCCAGCCAGCTTGAACGCACCCAGTCATCATGGATAGTAGATAAATTTGATCACTAAGGCTGAGATAAATAAAGGAAATCACATATATTTTCTTCTCTTGTGATATTTGAACCTTAATTTCCCATGATTCTAAGCTAGTTCATTGACGGCCATAGGTACTGGGTGTTCAGTCTCACATCGACTCATTTAGTGATTGGAGGCTTTTTTCGGTCTTGGATTATACTTAATTTCCTCCAGAGttagtttttgaagttaattAGACTCAACGTCTATTTCACCATAGCTTAGGTCAATAAAAAAACtcactttaatttaaaatttcgaTTTCTCATAATTTTGACTCATATATCACTAGATCACACCATTACACCATTGAATGTAAGGAAAAGTATCATTCTTCTTGGTCGCTTTCTTAGCTGGTGAACATAGTaagtactattatttattcatGGTCATCATATTCATATTTC comes from Capsicum annuum cultivar UCD-10X-F1 chromosome 2, UCD10Xv1.1, whole genome shotgun sequence and encodes:
- the LOC107858774 gene encoding uncharacterized protein LOC107858774 isoform X2, which codes for MASLSRFLYQNLFFSLATVFAFVSLYVSPVFNFITTFVVHRLRRCKALLNKNWGFKDEYRRECEFPETGQQLDYESDDVFQDVSEFADSENNEEKQETEFNFTFKFPTYEEFRKSKEDKGEYVKIPSTFNINKSLTEAKVVEAEDSKEVDSKIEAINEEGGHGFKWWKQPRAETQRKDAYSRPFSDGPSLDLTQSGSFNALDCPLNVERKGDLINLECDKEEMEKTEETNSIKGESVTENKQILEESDEFLFQSEKDSCISTDSDSVSIGFDHVCYLMNKLVDSYSDGFLTDEDFGGEFLLDDALNDHEMSQESDDDDNDSDIMEELRKLELEQDQPPQFPSVDDFYEHFDDSENAKSINEDANKLETLWEHQELIEQLKMELRKVRDTGLPTIFEESDTPKMDDLEPWKIDEKLQREDCISELQKFYKSYRERMRKFDILTYQKMYAIGYLQKDPLKDPFQHVSRQRCSELQSDLEVIYVGQMCLCWEFLHWQYDKALSLWDSDPRGTRTYNEVAGEFQQFQVLLQRFIENEPFQGPRVQYYIKTRYDLRNLLQVPVIREDKVKDKNKARGREKDEYCITSDMLVEVLEESIRIFWQFVRADRNCASLMVKGRKGTQHQELKALGDLELLMDVKKGLQKKEKKLKDALRGECCILKRLKKHKEDDSDHVFYFFSQVDMKLVTRVLNMSRLTTDQLVWCHNKLSRISFLHMKIHVDPSFLLFPC
- the LOC107858774 gene encoding uncharacterized protein LOC107858774 isoform X1 produces the protein MASLSRFLYQNLFFSLATVFAFVSLYVSPVFNFITTFVVHRLRRCKALLNKNWGFKDEYRRECEFPETGQQLDYESDDVFQDVSEFADSENNEEKQETEFNFTFKFPTYEEFRKSKEDKGEYVKIPSTFNINKSLTEAKVVEAEDSKEVDSKIEAINEEGGHGFKWWKQPRAETQRKDAYSRPFSDGPSLDLTQSGSFNALDCPLNVERKGDLINLECDKEEMEKTEETNSIKGESVTENKQILEESDEFLFQSEKDSCISTDSDSVSIGFDHVCYLMNKLVDSYSDGFLTDEDFGGEFLLDDALNDHEMSQESDDDDNDSDIMEELRKLELEQDQPPQFPSVDDFYEHFDDSENAKSINEDANKLETLWEHQELIEQLKMELRKVRDTGLPTIFEESDTPKMDDLEPWKIDEKLQREDCISELQKFYKSYRERMRKFDILTYQKMYAIGYLQKDPLKDPFQHVSRQRCSGPKLKSLISKNIKLFKHKRNYDNIDPIVKFIKELQSDLEVIYVGQMCLCWEFLHWQYDKALSLWDSDPRGTRTYNEVAGEFQQFQVLLQRFIENEPFQGPRVQYYIKTRYDLRNLLQVPVIREDKVKDKNKARGREKDEYCITSDMLVEVLEESIRIFWQFVRADRNCASLMVKGRKGTQHQELKALGDLELLMDVKKGLQKKEKKLKDALRGECCILKRLKKHKEDDSDHVFYFFSQVDMKLVTRVLNMSRLTTDQLVWCHNKLSRISFLHMKIHVDPSFLLFPC
- the LOC107858774 gene encoding uncharacterized protein LOC107858774 isoform X3, whose protein sequence is MASLSRFLYQNLFFSLATVFAFVSLYVSPVFNFITTFVVHRLRRCKALLNKNWGFKDEYRRECEFPETGQQLDYESDDVFQDVSEFADSENNEEKQETEFNFTFKFPTYEEFRKSKEDKGEYVKIPSTFNINKSLTEAKVVEAEDSKEVDSKIEAINEEGGHGFKWWKQPRAETQRKDAYSRPFSDGPSLDLTQSGSFNALDCPLNVERKGDLINLECDKEEMEKTEETNSIKGESVTENKQILEESDEFLFQSEKDSCISTDSDSVSIGFDHVCYLMNKLVDSYSDGFLTDEDFGGEFLLDDALNDHEMSQESDDDDNDSDIMEELRKLELEQDQPPQFPSVDDFYEHFDDSENAKSINEDANKLETLWEHQELIEQLKMELRKVRDTGLPTIFEESDTPKMDDLEPWKIDEKLQREDCISELQKFYKSYRERMRKFDILTYQKMYAIGYLQKDPLKDPFQHVSRQRCSGPKLKSLISKNIKLFKHKRNYDNIDPIVKFIKELQSDLEVIYVGQMCLCWEFLHWQYDKALSLWDSDPRGTRTYNEVAGEFQQFQVLLQRFIENEPFQGPRVQYYIKTRYDLRNLLQVPVIRG